One Kineococcus radiotolerans SRS30216 = ATCC BAA-149 DNA window includes the following coding sequences:
- a CDS encoding MDR family MFS transporter: MSTPAPLSAPRDTAEAKPRIGWIFTSLMLVMLLASLDQTIVGTALPTIVGELDGLEHMSWTITAYTLALTIAMPVYGKLGDLVGRKNLFLVAIALFLLGSALCGLSQDMLWLILSRGVQGLGGAGLMIMSQTIIADVVPAKDRAKYMAPIGAVFGVSSVAGPLLGGWLTDSAHWRWVFWINLPLGIVALVVAAVTIKLPQRKNTAKIDYAGMVLLALAITGLVLVTSWGGSQYDWTSATILGLAAGTLVAAVAFVLVERAVPEPILPMRLFRNRTFVVTTLLGLVVGAGMMGALAYLPTYLQMSYGVDATGSGLLLIPMVVALLVTSIGSGAVVTRTGRYKFLPVVGTLVAAGGMYAMSTMTLDTPLWQLCLYVAVLGAGLGLFMQIIVLAVQNAVDPREIGTATSANNLFREFGVTIGIAVLGTLFSSRLTERLGGALGGDVAAGGHGGASSLTPAALEQLPPQVADLVVNAYATALVPMFAWMVPMFLLGTVIAFFLPEIPLSSTTALSEGEAEAAGGQHGEVPAQGSPATPTTVAE; this comes from the coding sequence ATGTCCACCCCCGCGCCGCTGAGCGCACCCCGCGACACCGCCGAGGCGAAACCCCGCATCGGCTGGATCTTCACCAGCCTCATGCTCGTCATGCTGCTGGCCTCCCTCGACCAGACCATCGTCGGGACGGCGCTGCCGACGATCGTCGGCGAGCTGGACGGGCTCGAGCACATGAGCTGGACGATCACCGCGTACACCCTCGCCCTGACGATCGCCATGCCCGTCTACGGCAAGCTCGGCGACCTCGTCGGCCGCAAGAACCTCTTCCTCGTCGCCATCGCCCTGTTCCTGCTCGGCTCCGCGCTGTGCGGGCTGTCCCAGGACATGCTGTGGCTCATCCTGTCCCGCGGCGTCCAGGGCCTCGGCGGCGCCGGCCTGATGATCATGTCGCAGACGATCATCGCCGACGTCGTCCCCGCCAAGGACCGCGCGAAGTACATGGCCCCCATCGGCGCGGTGTTCGGCGTCTCCTCCGTCGCCGGCCCGCTGCTCGGCGGCTGGCTCACCGACTCCGCGCACTGGCGCTGGGTGTTCTGGATCAACCTGCCGCTGGGGATCGTCGCCCTCGTCGTCGCCGCCGTCACCATCAAGCTGCCGCAGCGGAAGAACACCGCGAAGATCGACTACGCGGGGATGGTCCTGCTGGCCCTGGCCATCACCGGTCTCGTCCTGGTCACCAGCTGGGGCGGCAGCCAGTACGACTGGACCTCCGCCACGATCCTCGGCCTCGCCGCCGGGACGCTGGTCGCCGCGGTCGCGTTCGTCCTCGTCGAGCGCGCCGTCCCCGAACCGATCCTGCCGATGCGGCTGTTCCGCAACCGCACGTTCGTCGTCACCACGCTGCTCGGCCTCGTCGTCGGCGCCGGGATGATGGGCGCCCTGGCCTACCTGCCCACGTACCTGCAGATGTCCTACGGCGTCGACGCCACCGGGTCCGGCCTGCTGCTCATCCCCATGGTCGTCGCGCTGCTGGTCACCAGCATCGGTTCCGGTGCGGTGGTGACGAGGACGGGGCGGTACAAGTTCCTGCCGGTCGTCGGCACGCTCGTCGCCGCGGGCGGGATGTACGCCATGTCGACGATGACCCTCGACACCCCGCTCTGGCAGTTGTGCCTCTACGTCGCGGTCCTCGGCGCCGGCCTCGGCCTGTTCATGCAGATCATCGTGCTGGCCGTGCAGAACGCCGTCGACCCCCGCGAGATCGGCACCGCCACCTCGGCGAACAACCTGTTCCGCGAGTTCGGCGTCACCATCGGCATCGCGGTCCTCGGGACGCTGTTCAGCAGCCGCCTCACTGAGCGCCTCGGCGGGGCGCTGGGCGGGGACGTCGCCGCCGGCGGTCACGGCGGGGCGAGCTCCCTGACCCCCGCCGCGCTGGAGCAGCTCCCGCCGCAGGTCGCCGACCTCGTCGTGAACGCCTACGCCACGGCCCTGGTCCCGATGTTCGCCTGGATGGTCCCGATGTTCCTGCTCGGCACCGTCATCGCGTTCTTCCTCCCCGAGATCCCGCTGTCCAGCACCACGGCGCTGAGCGAGGGGGAGGCCGAGGCCGCGGGCGGGCAGCACGGCGAGGTCCCCGCCCAGGGCTCGCCCGCGACCCCCACCACCGTCGCGGAGTAA
- a CDS encoding TetR/AcrR family transcriptional regulator, with protein MTTAQPSLRERRRTETTALIAQAALDLALESGWDAVTVDEIAARAGLSRRTFFNYFATKDEALLHNAVPWDEDLLDAFRASTGPLLGALEELFTAQSASGRHDRDRTLQVMRLVEATPELLPALLARIAASESVLAEAIVARDGLDEFSAAACAAVAGSLARVGGMGWLSGRQPDPVTSTRAAWTALRALLP; from the coding sequence GTGACCACCGCCCAGCCCTCCCTGCGCGAACGCCGACGCACCGAGACCACCGCCCTCATCGCGCAGGCCGCGCTCGACCTCGCGCTGGAGTCCGGCTGGGACGCGGTCACCGTCGACGAGATCGCCGCCCGCGCGGGCCTGTCCCGGCGGACGTTCTTCAACTACTTCGCCACCAAGGACGAAGCCCTCCTGCACAACGCCGTCCCCTGGGACGAGGACCTCCTCGACGCGTTCCGCGCCTCCACCGGCCCGCTGCTCGGCGCGCTGGAGGAGCTGTTCACCGCCCAGTCCGCCTCCGGGCGCCACGACCGCGACCGCACCCTGCAGGTGATGCGGCTGGTCGAGGCCACGCCCGAGCTGCTGCCTGCGCTGCTGGCCCGCATCGCGGCCAGCGAGAGCGTCCTCGCCGAGGCGATCGTGGCCCGCGACGGGCTCGACGAGTTCAGCGCCGCCGCCTGCGCCGCCGTCGCCGGGTCGCTGGCCCGCGTCGGCGGGATGGGCTGGCTCTCCGGCCGGCAGCCGGACCCCGTCACCTCCACGCGGGCGGCCTGGACCGCCCTGCGCGCCCTCCTCCCCTGA